The following proteins come from a genomic window of Nothobranchius furzeri strain GRZ-AD chromosome 1, NfurGRZ-RIMD1, whole genome shotgun sequence:
- the LOC129162863 gene encoding uncharacterized protein MCAP_0864-like: MSTFDNMTGMNVEALLRVPKPDLIDELLRFMAENKTLQDKLFTMKNKHEDNISAVISELKQCHHDQLLERDKQINLLKDDVRRKHKKILKLQDEYRMLGINLKNSEEELFEVKQQRDAAGLLEFEVHDLQNKITFLTKDNKEMLENKHVLDVRMHHVDQCHTEAQTKILELEKQLQNETTSRIQADTLIEMLKPFEHKATYLEIENELLRDEIHNLTNKSAEHINQINLLTEKTNEQQLKLNFHHEYCGKRLQASQIHLNDHMVELKTELHTSQMNCRIAQNELSECKHFKNVLSDELSNANQEIHKLESDIHKSEHTKWLDSRTQDRKALRDKCDALEKQLQHAMMELERATEQMKRSANEDRIRTNEMKKLEEDKRELSKQLELRREQILELNGKLQQTNHKLETNKTFATREKRLLERRLRIKANMLVANPSSAQEGNPDNQPGCSTRFRNRVVLPSNAPKRKGNHLPLMNK; this comes from the coding sequence ATGTCTACTTTTGACAACATGACAGGAATGAATGTTGAAGCTCTTCTCAGAGTGCCTAAACCAGATCTGATAGATGAACTCTTGAGATTTATGGCAGAAAATAAAACACTGCAAGACAAGCTCTTCACAATGAAGAATAAACATGAAGACAATATTTCTGCAGTCATCTCAGAATTGAAACAATGTCATCACGACCAATTGTTAGAGAGAGATAAACAAATTAATTTACTTAAGGATGACGTTAGAAGGAAACACAAAAAAATATTGAAATTACAAGACGAATATCGAATGTTGGGGATTAACTTGAAAAATTCAGAGGAGGAACTCTTCGAAGTTAAGCAACAGAGAGATGCCGCTGGATTACTGGAGTTTGAAGTTCATGATTTACAAAACAAGAttacttttctgaccaaagacaACAAGGAAATGTTGGAAAATAAACACGTGTTAGATGTTAGAATGCATCACGTGGACCAATGTCACACTGAGGCCCAAACCAAGATTTTAGAACTAGAAAAACAATTACAAAATGAAACTACCAGCCGCATCCAGGCAGACACATTGATCGAGATGTTGAAGCCTTTCGAACATAAAGCCACCTATTTGGAAATCGAAAATGAGTTACTGAGAGATGAGATACACAACCTAACAAACAAATCTGCTGAACACATCAACCAGATTAACCTTTTGACTGAAAAAACCAACGAGCAGCAACTGAAACTTAACTTTCACCATGAATACTGTGGAAAGAGATTACAAGCCTCCCAGATACATCTAAATGATCATATGGTAGAACTAAAAACAGAGTTACACACTTCTCAGATGAACTGTCGGATAGCCCAAAACGAACTTAGCGAATGCAAGCATTTTAAGAATGTCCTTTCAGATGAATTGTCAAATGCCAATCAAGAAATACATAAATTAGAAAGTGATATCCATAAATCTGAACATACCAAGTGGCTGGATTCAAGAACTCAGGATCGGAAGGCTCTTAGAGATAAGTGTGATGCTTTGGAGAAACAACTGCAGCATGCGATGATGGAGCTGGAACGTGCAACGGAGCAAATGAAACGCTCAGCTAATGAAGACAGAATAAGAACTAACGAAATGAAAAAGTTAGAAGAAGATAAAAGAGAATTATCAAAGCAGCTGGAGTTGAGGAGAGAACAGATTCTTGAACTAAATGGTAAATTACAACAGACTAATCATAAGTTAGAAACCAACAAAACGTTTGCAACACGCGAAAAAAGGCTTCTTGAGCGGCGCTTGAGAATAAAGGCGAATATGCTTGTGGCGAATCCGTCTTCTGCTCAGGAAGGCAACCCAGATAACCAGCCTGGATGCTCGACTCGTTTCAGGAATCGCGTTGTCTTGCCCTCTAATGCACCCAAAAGGAAAGGTAATCACCTTCCTCTGATGAATAAGTAA